From the Streptomyces sp. Tu 2975 genome, one window contains:
- a CDS encoding ABC transporter permease, whose amino-acid sequence MTVTQAPPLSPAPGGPPVHRTPVRRRLVPYWLLLPGILWLVVFFVLPLVYQASTSVQTGSLEEGFEVTWHFATYWDALSEYYPQFLRSLLYAGTATALCLLLGYPLAYLIAFKAGRWRNLLLVLVIAPFFTSFLIRTLAWKTILADGGPVVEVLGAVGFLDVTSWLGLTEGSRVLATPLAVVTGLTYNFLPFMILPLYTSLERIDPRLHEAAGDLYARPATTFRKVTLPLSMPGVVSGTLLTFIPASGDYVNAQLLGSTDTRMIGNVIQSQFLRVLDYPTAAALSFILMAIVLITVTVYIRRAGTEDLV is encoded by the coding sequence ATGACCGTCACCCAGGCACCGCCGTTGTCGCCCGCCCCCGGCGGGCCGCCCGTTCACAGAACACCGGTGCGCCGCAGGCTGGTCCCTTACTGGCTGCTGCTCCCCGGCATCCTGTGGCTGGTCGTCTTCTTCGTGCTGCCCCTCGTCTACCAGGCGTCGACCTCCGTGCAGACGGGGTCCCTGGAGGAGGGCTTCGAGGTCACCTGGCACTTCGCGACCTACTGGGACGCGCTGAGCGAGTACTACCCGCAGTTCCTGCGCTCCCTGCTGTACGCGGGCACCGCCACCGCACTGTGCCTGCTGCTCGGCTATCCGCTCGCGTATCTCATCGCGTTCAAGGCCGGCCGCTGGCGCAATCTGCTGCTCGTGCTGGTGATCGCGCCGTTCTTCACCAGCTTCCTGATCCGCACCCTCGCCTGGAAGACGATCCTCGCGGACGGCGGGCCGGTGGTGGAAGTGCTGGGGGCCGTCGGCTTCCTGGACGTCACCAGCTGGCTCGGGCTCACCGAAGGCAGCCGCGTGCTGGCCACACCGCTGGCGGTCGTCACCGGTCTGACGTACAACTTCCTGCCGTTCATGATCCTTCCGCTCTACACCTCGCTGGAGCGGATCGACCCGCGGCTCCACGAGGCGGCCGGAGACCTGTACGCCAGGCCCGCCACGACCTTCCGCAAGGTGACCCTCCCGCTGTCCATGCCGGGTGTGGTCTCCGGGACGCTGCTGACGTTCATCCCGGCGAGCGGTGACTACGTCAACGCCCAGCTGCTGGGCTCGACCGACACCCGCATGATCGGGAACGTCATCCAGTCGCAGTTCCTGCGGGTGCTCGACTACCCGACGGCGGCCGCGCTGTCGTTCATCCTCATGGCGATCGTGCTGATCACGGTCACCGTCTACATCCGCCGGGCCGGAACGGAGGACCTGGTCTGA
- a CDS encoding ATP/GTP-binding protein: MPPGTPARPGHAPATRPRVAEWLRVPRPAAAPGIWRLGHRDRPEEEPDLVPARQLFGGAFVAYLCGWLLWSLLWNRYLEGWWFFVDDWWLLPMLWAVPDAWRSPADPNFEMYVLASYLYNGIVLGLLAVGFGRVGNWQEIWQRYGVPLWPLFVFLPGVWREIPRTVTWLTWVSNIYYVLLAASVVAAVGRAGTWPVVQRRRAKAAGPVADAPPPPQDPAEWPELRSAGLGEAADRLAEAARAGSLGDVDYARIRRAWQGVHARPERLAAFAETVRRHGPAACAHPSGLRDLPVRTATHDLATGQVKIGTAVDDARNPYARRTTGVALEPALLGTSLLAVGPSGSGKSVRLVRPVVESLCLLALANRAAVVAVTAHGAAVATDGDFDLVVSVGRPDSTHDLDLYGGAEDPDEAARLLAEALVGDLAAGLPGGDSRRAATALAQLIGPYRCVHGHFPAVADLRELLGGAPAALGALRTALEQAGEASQLRELDARERQSARGDDIGVLLAERIAFLDRPAFASFFRTDGEGRTFSLRAIEHPLRVRVDLPERGHAEASRIIARLVLAQFTEAALTRSDRSLFACLVLDDATSTVTTDSVRALQRLRSANAGVVLALRTLEDVPEPLRGPLLGAVGCRMAFSGLAPWDGGRFAETWGTEWVQTRDVTNRQIISDEPLTKALHMMRRLVTGKAATAEAVTVREVERARWSASDLAHSVPAGHAVLSLTSVRGEHAPPLLVDLRT, translated from the coding sequence GTGCCGCCCGGCACTCCCGCCCGGCCCGGCCACGCCCCCGCCACCCGGCCCCGCGTCGCGGAGTGGCTGCGCGTGCCCCGGCCCGCCGCCGCCCCCGGGATCTGGCGGCTGGGCCACCGTGACCGCCCCGAAGAGGAACCGGACCTCGTCCCCGCCCGGCAGCTCTTCGGCGGAGCCTTCGTGGCCTACCTGTGCGGCTGGCTGCTCTGGTCGCTGCTGTGGAACCGCTACCTCGAGGGATGGTGGTTCTTCGTCGACGACTGGTGGCTGCTGCCCATGCTGTGGGCCGTGCCCGACGCCTGGCGGTCACCCGCCGACCCCAACTTCGAGATGTACGTCCTGGCCAGCTACCTCTACAACGGCATCGTCCTGGGCCTGCTCGCCGTCGGCTTCGGCCGGGTCGGCAACTGGCAGGAGATCTGGCAGCGGTACGGAGTGCCGCTGTGGCCGCTGTTCGTGTTCCTGCCGGGCGTCTGGCGGGAGATCCCGCGCACGGTCACCTGGCTCACCTGGGTGTCGAACATCTACTACGTGCTCCTCGCCGCGTCGGTCGTCGCCGCCGTCGGCAGGGCCGGCACCTGGCCGGTCGTGCAGCGCAGGCGCGCCAAGGCGGCCGGCCCGGTGGCCGACGCCCCGCCACCGCCGCAGGACCCCGCCGAGTGGCCGGAGCTGCGCAGCGCCGGGCTCGGAGAGGCCGCCGACCGCCTCGCCGAAGCGGCCCGGGCCGGCTCCCTCGGCGACGTGGACTACGCGCGGATCCGGCGCGCCTGGCAGGGCGTCCACGCCCGGCCGGAGCGGCTCGCGGCCTTCGCCGAGACCGTGCGCAGGCACGGCCCCGCCGCCTGCGCCCACCCGTCGGGGCTGCGGGACCTGCCGGTGCGCACCGCGACGCACGACCTGGCGACCGGCCAGGTCAAGATCGGCACCGCCGTCGACGACGCACGCAACCCGTACGCCCGCCGTACCACCGGCGTCGCCCTGGAGCCCGCCCTGCTCGGCACCTCCTTGCTCGCCGTGGGGCCCTCCGGGTCCGGCAAGAGCGTGCGGCTCGTACGGCCCGTCGTCGAGTCCCTGTGCCTGCTGGCGCTGGCCAACCGCGCCGCCGTCGTGGCCGTCACCGCCCACGGCGCCGCCGTCGCCACGGACGGCGACTTCGACCTCGTGGTCTCCGTCGGCCGCCCGGACTCGACCCACGACCTCGACCTCTACGGCGGCGCGGAGGACCCGGACGAGGCCGCCCGGCTCCTCGCGGAGGCGCTCGTCGGGGACCTCGCCGCCGGTCTGCCCGGCGGCGACAGCCGGCGCGCCGCGACCGCGCTGGCCCAGCTCATCGGCCCCTACCGGTGCGTGCACGGGCACTTCCCCGCCGTGGCCGACCTACGGGAACTGCTCGGCGGTGCGCCGGCCGCCCTCGGCGCGCTGCGCACGGCCCTCGAGCAGGCGGGGGAGGCGTCACAGCTGCGCGAACTGGACGCCCGCGAACGGCAGTCGGCCCGCGGCGACGACATCGGGGTGCTCCTCGCGGAACGGATCGCCTTCCTCGACCGGCCGGCGTTCGCCTCGTTCTTCCGTACCGACGGCGAGGGGCGGACGTTCTCGCTGCGCGCCATCGAGCACCCCCTGCGGGTCCGCGTCGACCTGCCGGAGCGCGGCCACGCCGAGGCCTCACGGATCATCGCCCGGCTGGTCCTCGCCCAGTTCACCGAGGCGGCACTCACCCGCTCCGACCGCTCGCTCTTCGCCTGCCTCGTCCTGGACGACGCGACCAGCACCGTCACCACCGACTCGGTGCGCGCGCTGCAACGGCTGCGCTCCGCCAACGCGGGCGTCGTCCTCGCGCTGCGCACCCTGGAGGACGTGCCCGAGCCGTTGCGCGGCCCCCTGCTCGGCGCCGTCGGCTGTCGGATGGCCTTCTCCGGCCTCGCCCCCTGGGACGGCGGCCGGTTCGCCGAGACCTGGGGCACCGAGTGGGTCCAGACCCGTGACGTCACCAACCGGCAGATCATCTCCGACGAGCCCCTGACGAAGGCGCTGCACATGATGCGCCGCCTGGTCACCGGCAAGGCGGCCACCGCGGAGGCGGTCACCGTTCGCGAGGTCGAACGTGCCCGCTGGTCGGCGTCCGACCTCGCCCACTCGGTGCCCGCCGGCCACGCGGTGCTGTCACTGACGTCCGTACGGGGGGAGCACGCGCCGCCTCTGCTGGTGGACCTGCGGACCTGA
- the gabT gene encoding 4-aminobutyrate--2-oxoglutarate transaminase has product MTAIPQERRVVTAIPGPKSIELQARRTATVAGGVGSVLPVFTARAGGGIIEDVDGNRLIDFGSGIAVTSVGASAEAVVRRASAQLQDFTHTCFMVTPYEGYVEVCEALAELTPGDHAKKSALFNSGAEAVENAVKIARAHTKRQAVVVFDHGYHGRTNLTMALTAKNMPYKHGFGPFAPEVYRVPVAYGYRWPTGPENCGPEAAAQAVDQITKQIGAENVAAIIIEPVLGEGGFIEPAKGFLPAIVKFANDNGIVFVADEIQSGFCRTGQWFACEDEGVVPDLITTAKGIAGGLPLAAVTGRAEIMDAAHAGGLGGTYGGNPVACAGALGSIETMKELDLNAKAKAIEATMKARLTAMQDKFDIIGDIRGRGAMIAIELVKDPATKEPNAEAAGALAKACHAEGLLVLTCGTYGNVLRFLPPLVIGEDLLNEGLDILEQAFARV; this is encoded by the coding sequence ATGACCGCAATCCCGCAGGAGCGCCGCGTCGTCACCGCCATCCCCGGCCCGAAGTCGATCGAGCTTCAGGCCCGCCGTACCGCGACGGTCGCCGGCGGGGTGGGGTCCGTGCTGCCCGTGTTCACGGCACGTGCGGGCGGCGGGATCATCGAGGACGTCGACGGCAACCGCCTGATCGACTTCGGCTCCGGCATCGCCGTGACCTCGGTCGGCGCCTCCGCGGAGGCCGTCGTACGCCGGGCGAGCGCCCAGCTCCAGGACTTCACGCACACCTGCTTCATGGTGACGCCGTACGAGGGCTACGTGGAGGTCTGCGAGGCGCTCGCCGAGCTGACCCCGGGCGACCACGCCAAGAAGTCGGCGCTGTTCAACTCGGGCGCCGAGGCGGTCGAGAACGCGGTCAAGATCGCGCGTGCCCACACCAAGCGCCAGGCGGTCGTCGTCTTCGACCACGGCTACCACGGCCGCACCAACCTCACCATGGCGCTGACCGCCAAGAACATGCCGTACAAGCACGGCTTCGGCCCGTTCGCGCCCGAGGTGTACCGCGTGCCGGTGGCTTACGGCTACCGCTGGCCGACCGGCCCGGAGAACTGCGGCCCCGAGGCCGCGGCGCAGGCGGTCGACCAGATCACCAAGCAGATCGGCGCGGAGAACGTCGCCGCGATCATCATCGAGCCGGTACTCGGCGAGGGCGGCTTCATCGAGCCGGCCAAGGGATTCCTGCCCGCCATCGTGAAGTTCGCCAACGACAACGGCATCGTCTTCGTCGCCGACGAGATCCAGTCAGGCTTCTGCCGGACCGGCCAGTGGTTCGCCTGTGAGGACGAGGGCGTCGTCCCCGACCTGATCACCACCGCCAAGGGCATCGCCGGCGGCCTGCCGCTCGCCGCCGTCACCGGCCGCGCCGAGATCATGGACGCCGCGCACGCCGGCGGCCTCGGCGGCACCTACGGCGGCAACCCGGTGGCCTGCGCCGGTGCACTGGGCTCCATCGAGACGATGAAGGAGCTGGACCTCAACGCGAAGGCGAAGGCGATCGAGGCCACGATGAAGGCCCGCCTCACCGCCATGCAGGACAAGTTCGACATCATCGGCGACATCCGCGGCCGCGGTGCGATGATCGCGATCGAGCTGGTGAAGGACCCCGCGACGAAGGAGCCGAACGCCGAGGCGGCGGGCGCCCTCGCCAAGGCGTGCCACGCGGAGGGTCTGCTCGTCCTCACCTGCGGCACCTACGGCAACGTGCTGCGATTCCTGCCCCCGCTGGTGATCGGCGAGGACCTGCTGAACGAGGGTCTCGACATCCTCGAGCAGGCGTTCGCCCGCGTCTGA
- a CDS encoding FAD-binding oxidoreductase produces MAPAAMTSARSLSDARPAPFWLEDPGKPDPLPALTGDERCDLLVVGGGYSGLWTALLAKERDPARDVVLIEGREAGWAASGRNGGFCAASLTHGLGNGLARWPDELSTLEELGGRNLDAIEEAVGRYRIDCDFERTGEIDVATEPYQLAELHEMHQEATRLGFTGLELLDADAMRAEVDSPTFLGGLWDRRGVAMLHPAKLAWGLRRACLDLGVRIYENTPGLRLTPSGPGIVVRTPYGRVLAHRVALGTNVFPSLIRRVRAYTVPVYDYALMTEPLSAAQLASVGWKRRQGLGDSANQFHYFRITADNRILWGGYDAVYAFGGKVRAEMDHRPETYLKLASHFFRCFPQLEGLRFSHAWGGAIDTCTRFSAFFGTAHGGKVAYAAGFTGLGVGATRFGADVMLDLLSGERTERTELKMVRSKPLPFPPEPVAWAGIGLTKWAMARADANGGRRNLWLRTMDRFGLGFDS; encoded by the coding sequence ATGGCCCCAGCCGCCATGACCTCTGCACGATCGCTCTCCGACGCGCGGCCCGCGCCGTTCTGGCTGGAAGACCCCGGCAAGCCGGACCCGCTGCCCGCCCTCACCGGCGACGAGCGGTGCGACCTCCTTGTCGTCGGCGGCGGGTACAGCGGACTGTGGACGGCGCTGCTCGCCAAGGAGCGGGACCCGGCACGGGACGTCGTCCTGATCGAGGGCCGGGAGGCGGGCTGGGCCGCCTCCGGCCGCAACGGCGGCTTCTGCGCCGCCTCGCTCACCCACGGCCTCGGCAACGGACTGGCCCGCTGGCCGGACGAGCTGAGCACGCTGGAGGAGCTCGGCGGGCGCAACCTCGACGCCATCGAGGAGGCCGTCGGCCGGTACCGCATCGACTGCGACTTCGAACGCACCGGTGAGATCGACGTCGCCACCGAGCCCTACCAGCTCGCCGAGCTCCACGAGATGCACCAGGAGGCCACCCGGCTCGGATTCACCGGCCTGGAACTCCTCGACGCGGACGCGATGCGCGCGGAGGTCGACTCGCCGACCTTCCTCGGCGGGCTGTGGGACCGCCGCGGGGTGGCCATGCTGCACCCGGCGAAGCTCGCCTGGGGCCTTCGGCGGGCGTGTCTGGACCTGGGGGTGCGTATCTACGAGAACACCCCCGGCCTGCGGCTCACGCCCTCCGGCCCGGGCATCGTCGTCCGCACCCCTTACGGCCGCGTCCTCGCGCACCGGGTGGCGCTCGGCACGAACGTCTTCCCCTCGCTGATCCGGCGGGTACGCGCCTACACCGTCCCGGTGTACGACTACGCGTTGATGACCGAGCCGCTCAGCGCCGCCCAGCTCGCCTCCGTCGGCTGGAAGAGGCGGCAGGGGCTCGGCGACAGCGCCAACCAGTTCCACTACTTCCGGATCACCGCCGACAACCGCATCCTGTGGGGCGGCTACGACGCCGTCTATGCCTTCGGTGGCAAGGTGCGTGCCGAGATGGACCACCGGCCGGAGACGTATCTGAAGTTGGCTTCGCACTTCTTCCGCTGCTTCCCGCAGCTCGAGGGGCTCCGCTTCAGCCACGCCTGGGGCGGCGCCATCGACACCTGCACACGTTTCTCCGCCTTCTTCGGCACCGCGCACGGCGGCAAGGTCGCCTACGCGGCCGGCTTCACAGGGCTCGGCGTCGGCGCGACCCGGTTCGGCGCCGACGTGATGCTCGACCTGCTGTCGGGGGAGCGGACCGAACGGACCGAGCTGAAGATGGTGCGCAGCAAGCCGCTCCCGTTCCCGCCGGAGCCGGTGGCGTGGGCCGGTATCGGCCTGACCAAGTGGGCCATGGCCAGGGCCGATGCCAACGGCGGCCGGCGCAATCTGTGGCTGCGGACGATGGACCGGTTCGGCCTCGGCTTCGACAGCTGA
- a CDS encoding PucR family transcriptional regulator gives MPPTLASLVQHSALKLTVRAGEDRLETPVRWAHVSELADPVPYMEGGELLLVTAMTLDAEDREAMRRYVRRLVGAGVVGLGFAVGVYYEDIPEALVEAAGQEGLPLLEVPRRTPFLAISKAVSAAIAADQYRAVTAGFEVQRELTRAALTEGPGAVVARLAAHIDGWAALYDTSGAVVAAAPDWASRRAARLTADVERMRERAAPASAVVGGTEDDDRVELQSLGTGRRVRGALAVGTEAPLGTAERYAVHSAVALLTLATEQSRSLQAAEQRLGAAVLRMLLSGQPDHARAVAGDLYGGLLDAPFRLLIAETAGDPDTGAGDRPAALSAFAESVESAAGRAGETFLAVPDGTDDGRTVLLAVDGGAVAAACLAAYGDKDADEAAVYIGLSAPTGPTAAAGAYKQAEQALSVARRRGRALVEHEELAAGSIVPLLGDDAVRAFADGMLRALHEHDATGRGDLVASLRAWLSRHGQWDAAAADLGVHRHTLRYRMRRVEEILGRSLDDPDARMELWLALKATGEPQRSP, from the coding sequence ATGCCGCCCACCCTCGCCTCGCTCGTCCAGCACTCGGCGCTCAAACTCACCGTGCGCGCCGGGGAGGACCGGCTCGAGACACCGGTGCGGTGGGCCCACGTCAGCGAGCTCGCCGACCCCGTGCCGTACATGGAGGGCGGCGAGCTGCTGCTCGTCACCGCCATGACCCTCGACGCGGAGGACCGCGAGGCCATGCGCCGCTATGTGCGCAGGCTGGTCGGCGCGGGAGTGGTCGGACTGGGCTTCGCGGTCGGCGTCTACTACGAGGACATTCCCGAGGCGCTCGTCGAGGCCGCCGGGCAGGAGGGGCTGCCGCTCCTCGAAGTGCCGCGCCGCACCCCGTTCCTCGCGATCAGCAAGGCCGTCTCCGCGGCCATCGCCGCCGACCAGTACCGGGCCGTGACCGCCGGGTTCGAGGTGCAGCGCGAGCTGACCCGGGCCGCGCTCACCGAGGGGCCCGGCGCCGTCGTCGCGCGGCTCGCCGCACACATCGACGGATGGGCGGCGCTGTACGACACCTCCGGCGCCGTCGTCGCCGCCGCACCCGACTGGGCGTCCCGGCGGGCGGCCCGCCTCACCGCCGACGTCGAGCGGATGCGCGAGCGGGCCGCGCCCGCGAGCGCCGTGGTCGGCGGCACCGAGGACGACGACCGCGTCGAGCTCCAGTCGCTCGGCACCGGACGCCGGGTCCGCGGCGCCCTCGCCGTCGGCACGGAGGCCCCGCTCGGGACCGCGGAGCGCTACGCCGTGCACTCGGCGGTCGCCCTGCTGACGCTGGCGACGGAGCAGTCCCGCTCGCTGCAGGCCGCCGAACAGCGGCTCGGCGCGGCGGTGTTGCGGATGCTGCTGTCGGGCCAGCCGGATCATGCCAGAGCCGTCGCCGGCGACCTGTACGGCGGGCTGCTCGACGCCCCGTTCCGGCTGCTCATCGCCGAGACCGCCGGCGACCCGGACACCGGCGCGGGCGACCGGCCCGCGGCCCTGAGCGCGTTCGCCGAGTCGGTCGAGTCGGCAGCCGGCCGGGCGGGGGAGACCTTCCTCGCCGTCCCCGACGGGACGGATGACGGCCGCACGGTGCTGCTCGCCGTGGACGGCGGCGCGGTGGCCGCCGCCTGCCTGGCGGCCTACGGGGACAAGGACGCCGACGAGGCCGCGGTCTACATCGGGCTCTCCGCGCCCACCGGTCCGACAGCGGCCGCCGGCGCGTACAAGCAGGCCGAGCAGGCGCTTTCGGTCGCCCGGCGGCGCGGACGCGCCCTCGTCGAGCACGAGGAGCTGGCGGCGGGGTCCATCGTGCCCCTGCTCGGCGACGACGCCGTGCGCGCGTTCGCGGACGGCATGCTCCGCGCGCTGCACGAGCACGACGCGACCGGCCGCGGCGACCTCGTCGCCTCGCTGCGGGCCTGGCTGTCGCGCCACGGCCAGTGGGACGCCGCCGCGGCCGACCTCGGCGTGCATCGCCACACCCTGCGTTACCGGATGCGCCGGGTGGAGGAGATCCTCGGCCGCTCGCTGGACGACCCGGACGCGCGCATGGAGCTGTGGCTGGCGCTCAAGGCGACGGGCGAGCCGCAACGGTCCCCGTAG
- a CDS encoding glycoside hydrolase family 18 protein, with translation MDRTRLTAAVAAAVLAVTGLVTATGPAAAADTELARNGGFEAGLTGWTCTAGSGVAVSSPTHGGTSALKATPAGSDNAKCAQTVTVKPGSDYTLSGWVQGSYVYLGASGTGTTDVSTWTASAPGWQKLTTSFRTGPSTTSVTLYTHGWYGTPAYHADDISLLGPGGDPATVPAAPAGLRAGSPGSTSVPLTWNSSSGATSYHVYRDGIRVATVGGTSTTVTGLTAATTYAFQVAAANEAGESPKSAAVSATTTSGGGDTGGDLPAHALVGYLHASFANGSGYTRMADVPDSWDVINLAFGEPTSATSGDIRFRLCPVAECPNVESDAEFKAAVKAKQAAGKKVLISIGGANGQVQLATTGARDAFVTSVSKIIDDYGLDGLDIDFEGHSLSLNTGDTDFRSPTSPVIVNLISALKTLKAEYGPDFVLTMAPETFFVQLGYQYYGSGPWGGQDPRAGAYLPVIHALRDDLTLLHVQDYNSGSIMGLDNQYHSMGGADFHIAMTDMLLTGFPVAGDQAKFFPALRPEQVAIGLPASTQAGNGHTSPAEVNKALDCLTRNVAAACGSYRTHGTWPALRGLMTWSINWDRFNQFEFSRNFDAYRWS, from the coding sequence GTGGACCGCACAAGACTTACGGCTGCCGTTGCGGCAGCCGTCCTCGCCGTCACAGGGCTCGTCACCGCCACCGGGCCGGCGGCGGCGGCCGACACCGAACTCGCCCGCAACGGAGGCTTCGAAGCCGGGCTCACAGGCTGGACCTGCACCGCGGGCAGCGGCGTCGCCGTCTCCTCGCCCACCCACGGCGGCACCTCCGCCCTCAAGGCCACCCCGGCCGGCAGCGACAACGCGAAGTGCGCCCAGACCGTCACCGTGAAGCCAGGCTCCGACTACACGCTCAGCGGCTGGGTCCAGGGAAGCTACGTCTACCTCGGCGCATCGGGCACCGGTACCACCGACGTCTCCACCTGGACGGCGTCCGCGCCTGGTTGGCAGAAGCTGACGACCTCGTTCCGCACCGGGCCGTCGACCACCTCCGTGACGCTCTACACCCACGGCTGGTACGGCACTCCGGCCTACCACGCCGACGACATCTCCCTCCTCGGCCCCGGCGGCGACCCCGCCACCGTCCCGGCCGCGCCCGCGGGCCTGCGCGCCGGCAGCCCCGGCTCCACCTCCGTGCCGCTGACCTGGAACTCCTCGTCCGGCGCGACCAGTTACCACGTCTACCGCGACGGCATCCGGGTCGCGACCGTCGGCGGCACGTCCACCACCGTCACCGGGCTGACCGCCGCCACGACCTACGCCTTCCAGGTGGCCGCCGCCAACGAGGCGGGCGAGTCGCCCAAGTCCGCGGCCGTCAGCGCCACGACCACCTCCGGCGGCGGCGACACCGGGGGCGACCTGCCCGCCCACGCCCTCGTCGGCTATCTGCACGCCAGCTTCGCCAACGGCTCCGGCTACACCCGCATGGCCGACGTCCCCGACTCGTGGGACGTCATCAACCTCGCCTTCGGTGAACCGACCTCGGCCACCTCCGGCGACATCCGCTTCAGGCTCTGCCCGGTCGCCGAATGCCCGAACGTCGAATCGGATGCCGAGTTCAAGGCCGCCGTCAAGGCCAAGCAGGCCGCCGGCAAGAAGGTGCTGATCTCCATCGGCGGCGCCAACGGGCAGGTGCAGCTCGCGACGACGGGTGCTCGGGACGCCTTCGTCACGTCGGTGTCGAAGATCATCGACGATTACGGTCTCGACGGCCTCGACATCGACTTCGAGGGACACTCCCTCTCACTGAACACCGGCGACACCGACTTCCGCAGTCCCACCTCGCCCGTGATCGTCAACCTGATCTCGGCGCTGAAGACCCTCAAGGCCGAGTACGGCCCGGACTTCGTGCTCACCATGGCCCCCGAGACCTTCTTCGTCCAGCTCGGGTACCAGTACTACGGCTCCGGCCCCTGGGGCGGCCAGGACCCGCGCGCCGGGGCGTACCTCCCCGTGATCCACGCCCTGCGCGACGACCTCACCCTGCTGCACGTCCAGGACTACAACTCCGGCTCGATCATGGGCCTGGACAACCAGTACCACTCCATGGGCGGCGCGGACTTCCACATCGCCATGACCGACATGCTCCTCACCGGCTTCCCCGTCGCCGGCGACCAGGCGAAGTTCTTCCCCGCCCTGCGGCCCGAGCAGGTGGCGATCGGACTCCCGGCCTCCACTCAGGCCGGCAACGGCCACACCTCGCCCGCCGAGGTGAACAAGGCGCTCGACTGCCTGACGAGGAACGTGGCCGCCGCCTGCGGCTCGTACCGGACCCACGGCACCTGGCCGGCCCTGCGCGGCCTGATGACCTGGTCCATCAACTGGGACCGCTTCAACCAGTTCGAGTTCTCGAGGAACTTCGACGCCTACAGATGGAGTTGA
- a CDS encoding ABC transporter permease, with translation MSWARRNIVVIAGLLTLAYLILPNIVVMVFSFNKPAGRFNYAWREFSTDAWRDPCGVADLCGSLALSLQIALWATVGATVLGAMIAFALVRYRFRARGTINSLIFLPMAMPEVVMAASLLTLFLNLGAELGFWTILIAHTMFCLSFVVVAVKARVMSMDPRLEEAARDLYAGPVQTFLRVTLPIAAPGIAAGAMLAFALSFDDFIITNFNSGNTVTFPMFVWGSAQRGTPVQINVIGTAMFAVAVLIVAGGQIISSRRKKRALTR, from the coding sequence ATGAGCTGGGCAAGGCGCAACATCGTCGTCATCGCGGGCCTGCTCACGCTCGCGTACCTGATCCTGCCGAACATCGTCGTGATGGTGTTCTCGTTCAACAAGCCCGCCGGGCGTTTCAACTACGCCTGGCGGGAGTTCTCCACCGACGCCTGGCGTGACCCGTGCGGCGTCGCCGACCTGTGCGGTTCGCTCGCGCTCTCACTGCAGATCGCCCTGTGGGCGACGGTCGGCGCCACCGTTCTCGGCGCCATGATCGCCTTCGCGCTCGTCCGCTACCGGTTCCGGGCCCGCGGCACGATCAACTCGCTGATCTTCCTGCCGATGGCGATGCCCGAAGTGGTCATGGCCGCCTCGCTGCTGACGCTCTTCCTCAACCTCGGCGCCGAGCTGGGCTTCTGGACGATCCTCATCGCGCACACCATGTTCTGTCTGAGCTTCGTCGTGGTGGCGGTGAAGGCGCGGGTCATGTCGATGGACCCGAGGCTGGAGGAAGCGGCGAGGGACCTCTACGCCGGGCCCGTGCAGACGTTCCTGCGGGTCACGCTCCCGATCGCCGCACCCGGCATCGCCGCCGGCGCGATGCTGGCCTTCGCCCTGTCCTTCGACGACTTCATCATCACCAACTTCAACTCCGGCAACACCGTCACGTTCCCCATGTTCGTATGGGGCTCGGCCCAGCGCGGTACGCCCGTCCAGATCAACGTCATCGGTACGGCCATGTTCGCCGTCGCCGTACTGATCGTGGCCGGCGGTCAGATCATCAGCAGCCGCCGGAAGAAGCGCGCCCTGACCCGGTAG